From one Bacteroidota bacterium genomic stretch:
- a CDS encoding T9SS type A sorting domain-containing protein, which yields MFDDYLDTSCFVPLRNFGISQIESSFSIYPNPFNNKLTLEGKPIQNCKAEVYDITGKLIETSIINGNEINFKTYYTGLVLVRIIDKQGAVIVVNY from the coding sequence ATGTTTGATGATTATCTTGATACATCTTGCTTTGTCCCGTTGCGGAACTTTGGCATCTCTCAAATCGAAAGCAGTTTTTCTATATACCCAAATCCATTCAATAATAAATTGACTTTAGAAGGTAAACCAATACAAAATTGCAAAGCAGAAGTCTATGATATAACAGGAAAATTAATTGAGACTAGTATAATAAATGGCAATGAAATTAATTTCAAAACTTATTATACAGGCTTGGTATTAGTCAGAATTATTGATAAGCAGGGAGCTGTGATAGTGGTTAATTATTAA